A region from the Salinicoccus sp. RF5 genome encodes:
- a CDS encoding Lrp/AsnC ligand binding domain-containing protein, whose translation FQAIVRIRPLPGRLHEVERQIQDIAEFTECDKVTGDDCFIARLQVRSMEQLDTLLDRINGYAETNTAIVKKSPVKRRLPPMT comes from the coding sequence GTTCCAGGCGATCGTGCGCATCCGCCCCCTGCCCGGCAGGCTGCACGAGGTCGAGCGACAGATCCAGGACATCGCCGAGTTCACCGAGTGCGACAAGGTCACCGGTGACGACTGCTTCATCGCCCGCCTCCAGGTTCGTTCGATGGAACAGCTCGACACGCTGCTGGACAGGATCAACGGCTACGCGGAAACCAACACCGCCATCGTCAAGAAGTCCCCGGTTAAACGCCGGCTCCCCCCGATGACCTGA